The Georgenia sp. TF02-10 genome window below encodes:
- the cmk gene encoding (d)CMP kinase: MSAPREQTGGPTAGGPQGSGPHAPAGGPQGPTAAGSQVPAAGAPHVPTAGGGRRGKRGLVVAIDGPSGSGKSTVSRRLASELALAYLDTGATYRAATWWCQRRGVDLDDVPAVAAAVRALPLTMVTDPADPRVICDGVDVTTAIRTAELSAVVSKVATNLEVRAELRRRQRAIIEAEATDPGATAGGRGVVAEGRDITTVVAPDADVRILLVADEDARLARRARELHGAADAASIAVTRDVVVRRDADDATVSAFFTAADGVVTIDSSGLGREETFAAVLAAVRAATEEAGR, encoded by the coding sequence ATGAGCGCACCTCGCGAGCAGACCGGCGGGCCGACGGCGGGCGGGCCGCAGGGGTCCGGGCCGCACGCCCCGGCGGGCGGGCCGCAGGGGCCGACGGCGGCCGGATCACAGGTGCCCGCGGCCGGCGCGCCGCACGTGCCGACGGCGGGCGGGGGCCGGCGCGGGAAGCGCGGCCTCGTGGTCGCCATCGACGGGCCCTCCGGGTCGGGAAAGTCCACCGTCTCCCGGCGGCTGGCCAGCGAGCTCGCCCTGGCCTACCTCGACACCGGCGCCACGTACCGGGCCGCCACCTGGTGGTGCCAGCGCCGCGGGGTCGACCTCGACGACGTCCCCGCCGTCGCCGCCGCCGTCCGGGCCCTGCCGCTGACCATGGTCACCGACCCCGCCGACCCCCGGGTGATCTGCGACGGCGTCGACGTCACCACAGCCATCCGCACCGCCGAGCTCTCCGCGGTGGTGTCCAAGGTCGCCACCAACCTCGAGGTGCGCGCCGAGCTGCGCCGGCGCCAGCGCGCGATCATCGAGGCCGAGGCCACCGACCCGGGCGCCACCGCCGGCGGGCGCGGGGTGGTCGCCGAGGGCCGGGACATCACCACCGTCGTGGCGCCCGACGCCGACGTGCGGATCCTGCTGGTCGCCGACGAGGACGCCCGCCTCGCCCGGCGGGCCCGCGAGCTGCACGGCGCCGCCGACGCCGCCAGCATCGCCGTCACCCGGGACGTCGTGGTGCGCCGGGACGCCGACGACGCCACGGTCTCGGCCTTCTTCACCGCGGCCGACGGGGTGGTCACCATCGACTCCTCCGGGCTCGGCCGCGAGGAGACGTTCGCCGCCGTGCTCGCCGCCGTCCGGGCGGCCACCGAGGAGGCGGGCCGGTGA
- a CDS encoding 1-acyl-sn-glycerol-3-phosphate acyltransferase, translating into MSARDGGPGARQPARQGSTATRGQRVRPEDIYRWGPVWARQVGRFLDHVWWNTTVHGAEKVPATGPVIIASNHVGIVDGPVVFGALPRGSHFLTKQEFFDSRIGFLMTWAGQIPVDRSSGRAALAVGKALLAEGRVVGIFPEGTRGRGDVSSVRAGVAWLAVNSGAPVVPAACLGTRLPGDSRGKVPRPRSRLHVVFGDPIALDLAPGTSRRDRMAQAMARIGAGLAAHVDHATALTGVPLPDSAEDPGRPDDPGRGTPSAGDDSPASGPDGPTPPGSDGAVPPGPHGPTVPGADGRPASGPAGPSPDTGEWRP; encoded by the coding sequence GTGAGCGCGCGCGACGGCGGGCCCGGGGCCCGGCAGCCCGCGCGCCAGGGCAGCACCGCCACCCGCGGCCAGCGGGTGCGCCCGGAGGACATCTACCGGTGGGGACCGGTCTGGGCCCGGCAGGTGGGCCGGTTCCTCGACCACGTGTGGTGGAACACCACTGTCCACGGCGCCGAGAAGGTCCCGGCGACCGGGCCGGTCATCATCGCGTCCAACCACGTCGGGATCGTGGACGGGCCGGTGGTCTTCGGGGCGCTGCCGAGAGGTTCTCACTTCCTCACCAAGCAGGAGTTCTTCGACTCCCGGATCGGTTTCCTGATGACCTGGGCCGGGCAGATCCCGGTGGACCGGTCCTCCGGCCGCGCCGCCCTGGCCGTGGGCAAGGCGCTGCTCGCCGAGGGCCGCGTGGTGGGCATCTTCCCCGAGGGCACCCGTGGCCGCGGCGACGTCTCCTCGGTCCGCGCCGGGGTGGCGTGGCTCGCGGTCAACTCCGGCGCCCCGGTGGTGCCGGCCGCGTGCCTGGGCACCCGGCTGCCGGGGGACAGCCGCGGGAAGGTGCCCCGCCCGCGGTCGCGGCTGCACGTCGTCTTCGGCGACCCGATCGCCCTCGACCTCGCGCCGGGCACCAGCCGCCGCGACCGCATGGCCCAGGCGATGGCCCGGATCGGCGCCGGGCTGGCCGCCCACGTGGACCACGCCACCGCCCTGACCGGCGTGCCCCTGCCCGACTCGGCCGAGGACCCGGGCCGGCCGGACGACCCGGGCCGCGGGACGCCGTCGGCCGGCGACGACTCCCCGGCGAGCGGGCCGGACGGGCCGACGCCGCCCGGCTCGGACGGAGCGGTCCCGCCCGGGCCGCACGGGCCTACGGTGCCCGGCGCGGACGGGCGCCCGGCGAGCGGGCCGGCCGGCCCCAGCCCGGACACGGGAGAATGGCGCCCATGA
- the der gene encoding ribosome biogenesis GTPase Der yields MTPDERPPEPTADPAAEERRAEALRAGLADYVLEDEDLAVLDGADTEAEAAPAHGLPVLAVVGRPNVGKSTLVNRILGRREAVVQDVPGVTRDRVSYPAEWAGRRFTLVDTGGWETDLAGVDARVAEQAEVAVGLADAVMFVVDATVGPTDTDERVVRLLRRSGKPVVLVANKVDSPAQEADAALLWSLGLGEPHPVSALHGRGSGDLLDAAVAALPEVSAVAGALPEAGPRRVALLGRPNVGKSSLLNTLAGAQRVVVHDAPGTTRDPVDELIELGGRPWWFVDTAGIRRRVHQTSGADFYASLRTQAALEKAEVAVVLIDASVPLTEQDTRVIQQVIDAGRALVIAYNKWDLVDEDRRPLLERENELDLVQVRWAPRINISARTGWHTNRLVRALETSLASWDTRIPTGRLNAFLGELAAAHPHPVRGGKQPRILFATQAANRPPRFVIFATGFIEAGYRRFLENRLREAFGFEGSPIQISVRVREKRRR; encoded by the coding sequence ATGACACCCGACGAGCGCCCGCCCGAGCCGACCGCCGACCCCGCAGCGGAGGAGCGTCGCGCCGAGGCCCTGCGCGCCGGCCTGGCCGACTACGTGCTGGAGGACGAGGACCTCGCCGTCCTCGACGGCGCGGACACCGAGGCGGAGGCCGCGCCCGCCCACGGGCTGCCCGTGCTCGCCGTCGTCGGCCGGCCGAACGTGGGCAAGTCCACCCTGGTCAACCGGATCCTCGGCCGCCGCGAGGCGGTTGTCCAGGACGTCCCGGGCGTCACCCGGGACCGCGTCAGCTACCCGGCGGAGTGGGCCGGGCGGCGCTTCACCCTGGTGGACACCGGCGGCTGGGAGACCGACCTGGCCGGCGTCGACGCGCGGGTCGCCGAGCAGGCCGAGGTCGCCGTCGGCCTGGCCGACGCGGTGATGTTCGTGGTCGACGCGACCGTCGGGCCCACCGACACCGACGAGCGGGTGGTGCGGCTGCTGCGCCGCTCCGGCAAGCCGGTCGTCCTGGTGGCCAACAAGGTCGACTCGCCCGCGCAGGAGGCCGACGCCGCCCTGCTGTGGTCCCTCGGGCTGGGTGAGCCGCACCCGGTCTCGGCCCTGCACGGGCGCGGCTCGGGGGACCTGCTCGACGCCGCCGTGGCCGCCCTGCCCGAGGTCTCGGCCGTCGCCGGGGCGCTGCCGGAGGCCGGGCCGCGGCGGGTGGCCCTGCTCGGCCGGCCGAACGTAGGCAAGTCCTCCCTGCTCAACACCCTCGCCGGGGCCCAGCGCGTCGTCGTCCACGACGCCCCGGGCACCACCCGCGACCCGGTCGACGAGCTCATCGAGCTGGGCGGGCGGCCGTGGTGGTTCGTCGACACCGCCGGGATCCGCCGACGGGTGCACCAGACCTCCGGCGCGGACTTCTACGCCTCGCTGCGCACGCAGGCCGCGCTGGAGAAGGCAGAGGTGGCCGTGGTGCTCATCGACGCCTCGGTGCCGCTGACCGAGCAGGACACCCGGGTCATCCAGCAGGTGATCGACGCCGGCCGCGCCCTGGTCATCGCCTACAACAAGTGGGACCTGGTGGACGAGGACCGCCGGCCGCTGCTGGAGCGGGAGAACGAGCTCGACCTCGTCCAGGTGCGGTGGGCGCCGCGGATCAACATCTCCGCGCGCACCGGGTGGCACACCAACCGGCTGGTGCGGGCGCTGGAGACCTCGCTGGCGTCGTGGGACACCCGCATCCCTACCGGCCGGCTCAACGCCTTCCTCGGCGAGCTCGCCGCCGCCCACCCGCACCCGGTGCGCGGCGGGAAGCAGCCGCGCATCCTGTTCGCCACCCAGGCCGCCAACCGGCCGCCGCGGTTCGTCATCTTCGCTACCGGGTTCATCGAGGCCGGTTACCGCCGGTTCCTGGAGAACCGGCTGCGGGAGGCCTTCGGGTTCGAGGGCTCACCGATCCAGATCAGCGTGCGGGTGCGGGAGAAGCGCCGGCGGTGA